In the genome of Primulina tabacum isolate GXHZ01 chromosome 13, ASM2559414v2, whole genome shotgun sequence, the window ATTTTCTCCTATAATCCTATTGTCTGTGATCATACAATTATTATTTATGCCCACCTTATTGAATATTTTGGATTTCAGAAATTTTTTGTGTAAATGAAGAGTGTAATAGATTATCTAATGGAAGAAGCTGATAATGCTGATGAGAACAAGAACAATGATGCTGATTTTTTGGAAGATTTAGATAATGATGGTGATAAAGATGAAGTGAAACCCAAGTCTAAAAAGAGATCTAGGAAAGATATGACCTCTAGATCACAATATTCGGAACACTTTGAAAAATTCTATTGTGAAATTGACAAGGTGCAAAAAGGTAGGTGCAAATATTGTTGTAGAGAGATTAAGGCAGATCCAAAAATACATGGGACTCGACCTTTGCAGAATCACTTCGcttcttgtaaaaaaaaaacctcATGAAGTTGCAAATAATCAAGCTCGGATTTCTTTTCAACCATCAAAAGATGATCCGACAGAAGCGCAAATTggtacttgaaaatttgatcAGAACAAATTAAGAGAGGCACTAACTTATTGGTTGATTGTCGATGAACTTCCTTTCAAAACAGTTGAGAACAAAGGTTTTAGACACTTCATGTCAATTGCATGTCCAATGTTTAACATTCCATCTCGAAGGACAACAACCAAAGATGTTTATAATTTGTACATGAATGAAATAGTGCAGTTGATGTCTTTTATGAAACAACATGGTCCAAGAATTTCTATAACTACAGACACATGGACATCAATACAAAAAGTGAATTATATGTGTCTAACTGCTCATTTCATTGATGATGAATGAACTTTGCAAAAGAGAATTTTGAACTTTTGTTCGATTTCTGGACATAAGAGTGATAATGTGGGTAAAgcagttgaaaaatatttacttgATTGGAGAATCGATAAAATCTTTACCATCACAGTTGATAATGCCTCATCAAATGATGGTGCAATAACATATTTGCAAAAAAAGTTTGACAATtggaaaacaaatattttagggGGGAAATATTTACACATGCGATGTATTGCACATATTGTCAACCTTATTGTGCAGGATGGTCTGAAAGAGAAAGACGAACATTTAGCTATCTCTCGAATTAAAGGAGCAGTGAGGTATGTCCGAAACTCGCCAGCAAGgtataaaagattttatgaaTGTGTTGAGATTGAAAAGATTGATACAAAAAAATTGTTAAGTCTTGATGTACCTACAAGATGGAACTCAACATATCTAATGTTAGAGTCAGCAATATCTTTGAAAAGAGATTTTGATTCATATGCCGATATAGATCTTGCCTACGTGAATGATCTCTTGAAACCACCGTATGATGGTATTCCATCGGAATATGATTGGGAAAGGGCTAGTTTGTTGGTCAAGTTTCTTGGACACTTCTACAAACTCACTTTGGCAATTTCTGGCTCTTTATATGTCACTTCGAACATCATATTTCATGAAATAAGTGCTGTTGACATGCTTCTGAAACAGTGGTTAGTAAGCGATGATTTTGAACTAAGTGAAATGTCAAGAAAAATGAAAGATAAGTTTGACAAGTATTGGGGTTCGATTGAAAAAATGAACATGATGTTGTATTATGCAGTGATTCTTGATCCTCGTCACAAATTAGAGTTTGTTGAGTTTTCATTTGATACAATGTATGATGATATCACAAAGAGCGCGATGATGAAGGAAAAAGTGAAGAGTGAAATGCAAGAAATTTTTTTCGATTATAAAGTGACACATGGAACTCCAGGAAGTCCGGTACGTTTTGCATTATGTTCTACATCATTTTCAAAAGATTCTCAATCTAATAATTCAATGACTTCTCGAACATACTTGATAGATGAGTTTAGAAAATACAAACTTGGTGGGAAAAAAGAATATGTGAAGTCAGAGTTGGAGAAATATCTAGGTGAGGATCCTGATGACTATGATGAAAATTTTGACATCCTTCAGTGGTGGAAAGTCAATTCTCCCAGATTTCCTATTCTTTCTCGATTGGCACGTGATATCTTAGCTATTCTTGTATTCACTGTTGCTTCGGAATCAACATTTAGTACAGGTGGTCGTGTTTTGGATGCTTTTAGAAGTTCATTGTCTCCTAGAATAGTTCAAGCTTTGTTATGTACCCAAAATTGGCTAAGGTTGAATTCTAAGCCAATATGCGTGGAGGAAGATTTGGTTGAAATCGAAACACTTGAGAAAGACATATTTTTTCTCTCTTTACTTTtctatatttattcttaatggttatgttttaTTCTCTAATGACTAAtctccttgatttttttttttttgtggcaTAGAATTAACAAACTCAGGAAAGGATTCAACCATAATTGATATATAATTATGAAAAAGATCAACAATCGATTACTGTAAGTTTTTATAGTTTTAATTCATTATATTCGATGACTgtgaatttttggaatttaaattCTTTATATTTATCtactttaataattattgtCTTAGAAAACTAATAAAATTATAACATTTCAGGTActttgatttgattggattggATTTTGAGTCTTTGAGTCAGTCCTGAATTGGAAGATGATATATTTGGACAGATGATGCTTTACCTTGGAAGTTGGAAGATGATTTACTTCTTGTTTTAATTTATTGTTGATGATTTGAAAAAGGTTGATGTTTTACTTTCGAAGATGATTGGATTGGTTAATATGTGATGGATTTTTTTGTCTATGGTGAATTCAAGTGGTTTTACCTTTGATTGGAATGTGTTTTATTTAGGTTGATGGTTTTCCACTATAAGTTGCATGTTGTATGTTGTTAAGAGATCGATCAGATTCATTTGCTTAGAATTCACAATTTCCTTGAAACAAATCTTTATCAAAACAGGTTAATGAAGCTTGATGTTTTGAATTACATGTACACATGAACACCTGCAGTCTTCATCACCTGGCAAACGGGGCAAACATCAGAAAGTCCTTCACAATCTGTACACAGGCACAAATTTCTGCAAGGCAGTAACAAGATCGAAACTTCTTTATTTTTGCATGACCTGCATGTTAACAGGCCATTTTTACAACCTCGATTTTCCAAGCCATTGATGATTTGTCGATGAGTTGTGCCTGAAACTGCATCGTCTACTTCACTGTCCCCCGAGCCTTCATGAGCTCGAGACATGCCTTGTGTCATGACTTGCTCGATATTGTTCTTCAGAATGCTGATCACTGATTCGTTGTACTTTGCTCAATAATGCCATGACTGAGCTTCAGTCGAAACTTGCTTTATTTTATCCGCTAATCTTTGTTCTTGCGATTTACATTCTCTATTTCAACTTTTTATTGTCGTAGATGTCATCAAATATATATTGAGAGATAAAGAAGATAGATAAACATTGACAAGAATTTCGGGTACCTGAAATCGGGAACCCGACCATTCGGGTTCGGGTAATTAATGTGCTACCCAAAAATTTCGGGTAGCCGACCCGAACTACCCGAACCCATGAAACCCGACCAGACGCCCACCCCTAGCTCCAGCGGTCCTATTTTTTTTCTCCTGCAAACCAATCTTGTAGGCGTATTAGCATGTAAAGTGTTTCTGGCTTTAAATTTGTTCTTTGTTCACCAATGATCCTTCCACATACTGAAAATGCTGATTCGGAAGCAACACTTGAACTTTGAATGGGCAGGACATTTCTTGCAATTGCAGCTAACACTGATAAGATTTAGAATTTACTTTCCACCAATCAAATACATCGAAATTATCCGTAGTCTCAATATATTGGCTTAGATAAATTTGGATCTCATTGTAATTGGTTGTTGTCACCGATTTTTCTTTGAACTATTGCGTTTCAAACTTTGAAAGAAGTTCAGTGCTCCACTTTTGCTTTTATATGTCGGCATGTCCTCCGGCTGCGCATTCGGTTCATCACTTTGTTTACTAGCATAAAAATCAAACAATTCTTGGAGAGAATGGTCAAAATTCTTCCGAAAAAATTTAGTATAATATTCAAAAATAACGTCTAATCCTCCTTGATTTTGAGTATGATCAAGTAATGTTGCTAAATCATGCACAATTGGGATATTttctcaatattttaaaaatttattttccatatttgaaacaAATCACGTATAACAGAATCATCacgatattcaataaatttttaaaacatattGAAAAGCAAAGGTAGAAACATGGTTGAAGTAGGGTAGTTAACGCCAAAAACTTTCTCGGTtgcttctttaaaaatttctaacAAAAATACACATTTACTCaaaattttccaatcatcgtcAGTTAACATTAAAGATTCTACcgaaatattattataatatggaGTAACTAAATCTTGAAAACGTAATAAAGTATGAATCAAGTGATATAAAGAATTCTATCTAGTTTCAACAGGAAgaggaaattttttaaatttaattccgTTTGATTTGACTAGTGTTTTGCAGTCACGTCCATATCTTCTTTCATGTAataatttctcacataatttgaatttttctattACAGTTGACATATGCTCATCACATGCACATTTAACAcataaattgataatatgacatgcacATCTAACGTGAAGCAAATTATCATCTAAAATTAGTTTTAGTGAATCTTTAAGCTATTTAATTGCAACAATATTGGCAATCGCATTATCTAACGTGAtcgacattattttattttgtatgtcATAAATCTTaacaacatttaaaacatatctaGCTATAATGTATGTGTTGTGTGTTGATTCTAAATAATCTAGCGCTAAAATTCTGTTTTGCACAGTCCAAATTTCGTCAATCCAATGACATGTAACAACAAGATAAGATTCGTATATTAAAttagtccaaatatcagttgtcAAACTAACTCtgcaaaaaatatttgaaagatgcGATTTTAGTGTTTCTTTATATtctttataaatatcaaaacaatatttttttagtgTGTGCCtagaaatattgtgaaaaccaaGTTGAATAGTACTAATAAattcaacaaaatttttttgttcAGCTATTATAAAAAGGTTGACAACATTTGGTAACAAACTTTACGATGGATTTTCGAGAAATTTCTTTTGTAATTGTGAAAGCTTTACCACTTGATGGATTAATTTGTTGTTGTGCTGGTTCCCTACCGAATGGTTGTAGCGTATCAGGGTCAAGTTTAAGTACCTTAACTAAATGTTTTGTCAAAGTGCCGGTAGCACCGGAACCACCACCCGTTTTGTAAGAATATCTCGTTTTGCAAATTTTACATAcgacaaaagagttattcgTTGTTCAATATCAAAGTGATCCCAAACTTTGCTTCGCTTTGCATGGGCTGTAATCGTGCTGGTTGACATTGTGTTGCTTGCTCGGGTAGACGATGGCGTCCCTACATCTTTGTTGGGGATTTCCATGGCTTCTTCATCCTCGTGGCCAGGTTCGACTTCATCAAAGTCGGGGATGTGGCCAAAATGTTCACCAAAGTCGGAAGCATATTcgcctccaccaccaccacggTTTGAAGATGATTCcattgaaatttgaattatttatatCAGTAAATTGCAAaatagtaaataaataataataaaaagaatattGATTATAGATAAAATTATAACACAATTATTGAATATATTTGGAGAAATTATAAcaaagaaagatattgattgtagAGAAATGTAAAATTGAGAGGAAGTTGATGTctgaaatataaaaaatgacatgTATTTATAAGTGATTTTTgggattaaaaaaatatatatatttgcaaTAAGGCCCCCAAAATAAAATCTCCAGATTAACGACTACTGAAATCTGCAGCCTCTGGGCCAACCGTTGGCCCaaaggttttttttttcaatatcgGAATTGCATCCGTggccttttttttttaaaaaaaattcggaaTTGCATCCGTTGGccccttttttaaaaaaaatttcgggtTACGGGTCCGGTTCCAGGTCGGAACTGGTTACGAACCGGAACCTGTTCGAAACTGGATCCAGAACCGACTGAACCGGTTCAGAACATGCAGAATCGGTTCAAACCACCAAACAATGAATTGTACACGATTTCGGGTCCGGTTAGTCCTTGGCAGATCCGGTTCCGGGCTTAACAGACCGGTTCCGGGTCTGTTCAAGTCCGAACCGGTCCGTTAGGCATGCCTACTATCGATCACAAAATTGTCATTTATAATGCTGTGTATCTTATTTTATCCAGGATTTGATTTTGAGTAACAAAGCtagaattaattattttataaatcattattatattataaatcatTTGTCTTAATGAACAGTTTCGAATCAAGTACCATATCTGGAGATGCTGAATCATGGAATTATCACCCTTACTGGCTGAGTGGATGACTTACTCAATCGAATTCAGGaaaatgatgccaaaaaggagGAAGCAGAAGGCAGATCTAGAGACGACAGACATCACGCAGAATCTTCCTTCAGAAATCAAGATCCACAGGATGAGGAAACAATGTTCAAGAATATTGACACTGatgattaaactcttttaaactcTTTTGTTTATTTACTTATCAAGTATCTTGTTATAATTGCTATCTGCTTTATTTCATGACTGTTATTCTTCATCGTTACTAACATATAGGTTTTTGCATCACCACAAAGAGAAAAATCGTTAGACtttatttaattgtggtgatgaaaGTCAAAACCAATAAGCCGTGATAGCTAAATCATAAGACAATATAATAAGCAGAAGCTCTCGTATCGCTTAAATAGAAGCAGTACTTTTCGAGTACTTAACGGCTTAGAAAAGCAGAATCAGAacttagaaaaacagaagcagaacttagcttaaACAAGAACAACTTAACGTCTTTTATTTGATAGTtacaagtcttaaatgttactgttactttacctagtactagtattaaaTACACCATTAATGTTGTATGAAGACATTTAACActccttactagttttggtatgaaacaaagactgattattctgaaactttctgcaggaccttttttaggtatatatatatatatatatatatatatatatatgtaaggcccgagattatatcattttaatccgagattatttaatttacgaattttggaatgatgaattaaattccacGATTTCTGTAATTAAtgaggattgaaatggaattaaaaagagttttgaggaccaaattgcaaatagtgaagaattcagggtctaaagtgcaatattggcttgagtgggacacttggcATACCATGCTTGCTTGAGATATATATTCTCATCTCCCTCGGCATCTACAGGAAGAAAGAATCGAGACTTTCCAGAAAATTTCTCTCGATCTTCATTAGAtactagaattgtgattttgcaTGTACCGGTGATCCGATTTTTAATCCGAACACAGTTCTGAGATCCTCTCATCAAcggctacaacaggacgtaagttttattgatttctgacatgatttgaaattaggAGATTAAAAGAattagatatgattcatatatgatgttcttgccatgttagacatcatagaatcgaagtcagattgaaaaacagatcgattatggaattgttatgatttttcagattatattgattgatattggcCAGATTTGGATTTTTAACTGATTACAGCTGGTATTGGacatgggttatgatttgtaattaatatctgttgagattgtattgacgggaatattcagattgttccgttacgccgttgattttgaattaaatccagattgatcCGAGTTGATATTGATTGGAGTAGTATATTGATACGgtactattgatattgtcattgccatatTGAgggttgacagactttgaattccagacaggaacgacatcagaatttcaataaaaaaaaggtataagtcaatgtggtaccagGAGATCGattcaagtaggatatacttgagttttcctaaatcacatacttattgttattatatgcattgctttgattattatatgttgttatattgatttataggaagcatgtaatagatgagtattagacgagtgatcttgtgacagaagtgcctgatagtggtgggatcgccacgggcacattgcacgatgtcacaagatagtgtattggcgatagtgccacagtctatgacggataggtcaagacaccagatgtttggttatatcgattgaatagaattggagtttcttctattactgaattcgatataggaatgccaacgtctagaaaccgggatccctagactaaaattgagtctagtctgagtcgtggagtcacgagcattgtcgacagttttatattggttatgtttcagattttgatacatattgctgttatctgtccatgcttttatgtttatcatatgattgcatgttcgttgatttatactgggattatattctcactggaattatccggctgttgtcgtgtttgtatgtgtgcatgacaacaggtggaacaggatcagggtcgaggagatgatgagagatcatgaatagagtggagaccacggactttgacgttgctgtagatagggtttggacacgtgatagctagttgttgaacctgagttttgaatgattgtatatagtaccaaACTTGTGCTtgaatactgatatgtatattagaatgaTTTTCATTACGTTCcacgtttaaaaaaaaatttagaccctgtttattataattgattaaattgtcccaatgacgattattaacttgattagcgtccgggtcctcacaacaggtggtatcagagcgatagatcctttagattgagataagagctagtgagcggggtagaatgtgtcttctttcctgcttttgattgctagcatgatttactgctttataatgaaTGTTTAgctgtttatctgacttgatttgaaaacatgtattattgagaatgaatcagcaccgattctggatcagcagtaagatgatcggaggaggactgaaacatatttgtgtatttggttgctaacccttttgattaccagatatgcctccgagaagagtaccagaacagggtagcacttcgaatcctccaatggatgtaacagCAACACCAATGGAGACAttgttaaagagatttcagtcgttccatccaccaactctgaagggtactgagacttcggtggattgtgagagttggctagacgatattgagatgttgttcGAGTCCctggactatactgatgagaggagagtgaaactaattggacaccagttgcatgatgtggcCAAGAACTGATGGATCACGACGAAGAGAGCACTGGAACAccgaggtacgactatcacctgtaatgtctttagaacttaattttatcagaggttctttccagtgtcgtacaggaaggataagggagcggggttagcaaacttgagacagggccagctgaacatcgaggagtatgtggccaagttctctactttgttgaaatttgctccacaCGTTGCTGAAAGTgaggaagctactgctgatcagtttattaatggcctaatcctgaaatctttactttggtgaataccgggaggccaAAAAATTTcactgatgccttgaaccgagctaagggagccgaagcaggtctgatgagacagagaggagcttcatttgtgcctccagTACCGAGACCAGAACAACCACCTCCTCAATTCGAGAGTGGCGGTGGTAGTGGAAAGAGGgacttcttgaaagctagaggaaagcaattcaagaagtcaggaagcagttcttctagctctgggagtcctcgacagagccagagctgcACAGGACCCTATTGCAGCacctgtggagggaagcattccacagagcagtgccgaggaatATTTGGCAGTTGtcgtatttgtagacagcagggacattttgcccgagtatgtccacagagaggtgcccagggatcccaggaagcagagtcatctggatcagtggctcagacagggagacgaccatctgctgttcattctttccagccagcaccgtctactcagtcacagcagaggccaggggGAAGCcggacagtgagccagcctccgagacagcaggccagagtgttcgctttgactgaggagcatgcacatgatgcacctgatgatgttgtggcaggtaactgttctatttctggttaccctgcttatgtattgattgatactggtgcatcacatacatttatttctgagagatttgtattgatgcatgcattacctgttgagtccctatctgctgtagtatctgtttcttctcctttgggaaaaggtcttgtatcagtgacttctgttagatcttgtatactacgatatgacgggcatgaaattgagttaggctgtattgtgcttgggatatctgactttgattgtattatcggtatcgatatgttgaccaagtacagggctacagtcgattgtttccacaagattgtaagattcagacctgagatggctgatgagtggaaattctacggtaagggttctcgatctagaattcctttgatatccgtattgtctatgactcgattgttatagaaaggagcggaaggattccttgtctattcagttgatttactgaaatcgagtccatcattggcggatttgccagtggtgtgtgagtttgctgatgtcttcccagatgagattcctggtttgcctccgattagagagatagacttcagcattgaattgatgccaggtacagttccgatttctagagctccgtacagaatggcaccgattgagttgaaagaattgaaagatcagttggaggatttattggccaagggatacatccgaccgagtgtatctccttggggtgctcccgtgttgtttgtgaggaagaaagacggttaaatgagactctgcattgattaccggcaactgaacaaagcagcggtaaagaataaatatccattgccccgtatagatgatttgtttgaccagttacagggttcttctatttattccaagatcgatctgagatctggatatcatcagttgagagtcagggattctgatatctcgaagacagcgttcagaaccaggtatggacattatgagtttattgtcatgccgtttggtttgaccaacgctccagctgtgtttataggtatgatgaaccgtgtatttcagaaatatctcgatgatttcgtgattatttttattgatgatattttgatttattcgaagaatatgattgagcatacagaacatttgagaactgttttgaaaattctgagaactgagaaattgtatgctaaactgtcaaaatgtgagttctggttgagacatgtagtatttctgggtcatatcatatccgaatatggtatatcaattgatcccagcaaggttgaggctgtgatttcttggccgagaccgacatcagtgccagagattcgcagttttatgggtttggcaggatattaccgtcgatttattaaagatttctcgagcatTGCCAACCCGATTACTCAgttaactcagaagaatgctccgtttgtgtggtcagaggaatgtgagaccagttttcttgaattaaagaaaagactgaccagtgcaccgatattgactatcccctcaggtactggtgattttgtggtttattgtgatgcatctcatcgaggattgggttgtgtattGATGcggcgagggcatgttattgcttatgcctcgagacagctgaaaccacatgaaactcgttacccaattcatgatctcgaattggctgccatagtctttgcattgaagatatggcaacattatctgtacggcgagaagtttgagatttattctgatcacaaaaacttgaagtatctgttttcacaatcagaactgaatatgagacagcgaagatggctggatttactgaaagactttgattgtgaaatcaaatactatccggggaagtccaatgcagcagctgatgcactgagtcgaaaggtatgttctttatccttatcgacgttagttgtctcgaatttgatagaagactgctgtttgtctggattagcctttgaaacagattgtcagcctctgagattatgtgcgGTTCGggctgaaccagaattgatgttgagaatcaaagaggcacagaaagtggatcagaacgtacagaattcgattgttatggtcagagctggtcaTCAATCAGAGTTTCAGGTACGTGAGgatgtattgtatgtgaataatcgtcttgttgtgccgaatgtttcagagttgaaacaacagatattgacagaagcgcacagtagtcgattcagtattcatcttggtggcagaaagatgtgtAATGATTTGAaaggacagttttggtggaaacaaatgaagactgacattgcagaatttgtttccagatgtctgaattgccaacaggtgaaagcggaaagaaagaaatcagGAGGATCGTTACAAAGTTTGTCcattcttgaatggaaatgggatcacattttcatggattttgtgacacagttaccacgttcctccaaaggttgtgatgcgatttgggttgtgattgacagattgaccaaatctgcatgtttcattccatacaagatgacgtaccgatatgatcagatggccgatatttatgtcagagaagttgttagattgcacggagtgccaaagtcgattgtttcagaccgtgatcctcggtttacttcgcacttctggcagagtttgcagcaggctctcggtacgaagttacatctgagtaccgcatatcatccacagactgacggacagtcagagcggacgattcagacattggaagatatgctgagagctgtagtgcttgattttagcactaattggtaAGATACattgcctctttgtgagttctcgtacaacaatagctatcagacgagtattgagatggctcctttcgaagcgttgtacgaaaAGAAGTgttgatcccctctttattgggatgatatctccgaagttcctgagattggacctgatatgataagagatatgactgaaaaagtgaagctgattcagaagaaaatgaaggcagcgcaagatagacaggccaaatatgtgAATATCCGACggagaccgttggtatttgaggttggagaccgagtatttctgaagatttcacctttccgaggagttgtcagatttggcaagaaaggaaaattgtctccacgatacgttggtccatatgagattctcgagaagataggagatcgtgcctatcgactcgccttaccgccttcattatctggaatacatgaggactttcatgtatctatgctgcgaaaATATCTCCCTAATGATTCTCacgttattcagccagacgagaccgagctggatgagacattgagttatgtcgagaaaccgattcggattatcgatTGTAAGGAAAAAAAACTCAGAACAAGGACTATCCCACTGGTGAAAGTgcagtggactcgtcatggcattgaagaagctacttgagagactgaatcagatatgagacaggaattcccagagttattccacTGATGTAAGTTTCTATTCAGTTTCTGTTACATTCCTTCTtagtgatatgattgattgcttgagatttcgaggacgaaatcatgtctcagagggggagaattgtaaggcccgagattatatcattttaatccgagattatttaatttacgaattttggaatgatg includes:
- the LOC142523443 gene encoding zinc finger BED domain-containing protein RICESLEEPER 2-like, which translates into the protein MRCIAHIVNLIVQDGLKEKDEHLAISRIKGAVRYVRNSPARYKRFYECVEIEKIDTKKLLSLDVPTRWNSTYLMLESAISLKRDFDSYADIDLAYVNDLLKPPYDGIPSEYDWERASLLVKFLGHFYKLTLAISGSLYVTSNIIFHEISAVDMLLKQWLVSDDFELSEMSRKMKDKFDKYWGSIEKMNMMLYYAVILDPRHKLEFVEFSFDTMYDDITKSAMMKEKVKSEMQEIFFDYKVTHGTPGSPVVVFWMLLEVHCLLE